A section of the Zygosaccharomyces rouxii strain CBS732 chromosome B complete sequence genome encodes:
- the COX9 gene encoding cytochrome c oxidase subunit VIIa (similar to uniprot|P07255 Saccharomyces cerevisiae YDL067C COX9): MSAIAPIQGTLRKRIISDIATGFALGGVMGSYWWWGYHKGIIGKREAFYAQLAEQKKSEAVGAEDEN; the protein is encoded by the coding sequence ATGTCCGCCATTGCACCAATTCAAGGTACCCTAAGGAAGAGAATCATCTCCGATATTGCTACTGGATTTGCCCTAGGTGGTGTTATGGGCAGTTACTGGTGGTGGGGATACCACAAAGGAATTATTGGTAAACGTGAAGCCTTTTATGCCCAATTAGCTGAACAGAAGAAATCTGAAGCTGTTGGtgctgaagatgagaattAA
- the COX8 gene encoding cytochrome c oxidase subunit VIII (similar to uniprot|P04039 Saccharomyces cerevisiae YLR395C COX8 Subunit VIII of cytochrome c oxidase, which is the terminal member of the mitochondrial inner membrane electron transport chain) codes for MLRQQLVRFSTRRAFSSTIRKQSHFEEGVYSNIPVKVKNRKIPFGWVHFGFFGAGFLFPFIACLVQQKKQGLI; via the coding sequence ATGTTGAGACAACAGTTGGTTAGATTCTCCACTAGAAGAGCTTTCTCTTCTACCATTAGAAAGCAGAGTcattttgaagaaggtgtGTACTCTAATATTCCAGTTAAGGTCAAGAACAGAAAGATTCCATTCGGTTGGGTTCACTTTGGTTTCTTTGGTGCAGGTTTCCTATTTCCATTTATTGCCTGTCTCGTTCAACAGAAGAAGCAGGGTTTGATCTAA
- the VPS33 gene encoding tethering complex ATP-binding subunit VPS33 (similar to uniprot|P20795 Saccharomyces cerevisiae YLR396C VPS33 vacuolar sorting protein essential for vacuolar morphogenesis and function involved in vacuolar protein targeting): protein MSSNWNTRKFPRILCKSFFQILNGISSNEQILVVQPEVLPIINALFTFSQLTESTPARKIVLISEQLKGEVSEILSTFPGMDLIFVVDVRLDFALPEPLKHVAQSLDLPVMNIVFCTWETQAGNSLVKDNLTISDARIPHYIESQLETSSRIKLIGWNMLPFPQLDNDVLIAHVLYNSDEENMYAPSENFMQTATRGILMDNMVNCLESLLKHTQTNVTHAVSFGKESKRFLQSLRQRVETEENGEKLFIKETLYGDKYSGLETDLVVMERDMDPLTPLLTQLTYAGLIDDLYEFTPGAKTKSKKELSLKYTDDDIWEDLKFLNFGDLGAKLNTMARNSDDQYSSRPRTDNLGELKQFVDAIPELQENRKLINKHIDLSADILKQVENEQESQFNRILELEQNMLSLVLDNRGSVDSILDLIYENQLPMNTVLRLACVLSLCRNGLRDKDYEFIKQELVDAYGLNIVFQLERLTNRGLFTSKSLLSTTNCTTWRKEYRNISVWLDTLPRTEDANKEEPSFAYCGLVPLTTRLIQLVYDRSVMSKNYNSQQPFIISRPPNVFKAEELVGQIYGDSNLVHAESWMLPLRKNKKRVAVGQPEAGTSDIVILVFIGGITMGEMATLKFLQDKLRQKEIHKRFIIVSDGITNGNRFTRFKC from the coding sequence ATGAGCTCTAATTGGAATACTAGAAAGTTTCCAAGGATTTTGTGCAAatcttttttccaaattctaAATGGAATCTCGAGCAATGAACAGATATTAGTGGTTCAACCTGAAGTCCTTCCAATCATCAATGCACTCTTTACATTTAGTCAATTGACTGAATCGACACCTGCTAGGAAAATCGTTCTGATAAGTGAGCAACTCAAGGGTGAAGTGTCAGAAATTTTGAGCACTTTCCCTGGTATGGACTTGATTTTTGTCGTAGATGTGAGGTTAGATTTTGCCCTTCCAGAACCTCTAAAACATGTTGCCCAATCGTTAGATTTGCCAGTGATGAATATTGTATTTTGTACTTGGGAAACCCAAGCGGGAAACAGTTTGGTTAAGGATAATTTAACAATCAGTGATGCAAGAATTCCGCATTACATAGAATCACAATTGGAGACTTCAAGTAGGATTAAACTCATTGGATGGAATATGTTACCTTTCCCACAATTAGATAATGATGTTCTTATTGCACATGTATTATACAACAGTGATGAGGAAAATATGTATGCACCCAGTGAAAATTTCATGCAAACTGCAACAAGAGGTATTCTTATGGATAATATGGTTAATTGTCTGGAGAGTCTGTTGAAGCATACACAGACGAATGTAACTCATGCTGTATCATTTGGGAAGGAATCCAAAAGATTTCTGCAGTCCTTACGACAAAGGGTTGAAACGgaagaaaatggtgaaaaattgttcattaAAGAGACTCTGTATGGTGATAAATATAGTGGATTGGAGACTGATTTAGTCGTCATGGAAAGAGATATGGATCCATTGACACCACTTTTGACCCAACTTACATATGCTGGATTAATTGATGATCTTTACGAATTCACACCAGGTGCAAAGACAAAAAGTAAGAAAgaattatcattaaaaTATACTGATGATGACATTTGGGAGGACTTAAAGTTTCTGAATTTCGGCGATTTAGGTGCTAAGTTAAATACAATGGCAAGAAATTCTGATGATCAGTATTCATCAAGACCAAGGACTGATAATCTAGGTGAATTAAAACAATTTGTGGATGCTATACctgaattacaagaaaatcGTAAATTAATCAATAAGCACATTGATCTATCGGCGGATATTCTAAAACAAGTGGAGAATGAACAGGAATCTCAATTCAATAGGATTCTTGAATTGGAACAGAATATGCTCTCTTTGGTGCTGGACAACAGGGGAAGCGTCGATAGCATTTTAGACCTTATCTATGAGAACCAATTACCGATGAATACAGTATTAAGACTTGCGTGTGTTTTGTCACTCTGTAGAAATGGACTTAGAGATAAGGATTACGAATTTATTAAACAGGAATTGGTAGATGCGTACGGTTTAAATATCGTTTTCCAACTGGAAAGGCTAACCAATAGGGGACTTTTCACTAGTAAATCACTTTTATCCACTACGAATTGTACAACTTGGAGGAAAGAATATCGTAATATTTCCGTTTGGTTAGACACACTACCGCGTACAGAAGATGCTAATAAGGAGGAACCTTCATTTGCCTACTGCGGTCTGGTTCCCTTAACAACAAGATTGATACAATTGGTATATGATAGATCTGTGATGAGCAAGAATTACAACTCCCAACAACCATTTATCATTTCAAGGCCACCCAACGTTTTTAAGGCTGAAGAATTAGTGGGACAAATTTACGGTGATTCAAATCTAGTCCACGCGGAATCATGGATGTTACCGCTACgtaagaacaagaaaagagtaGCCGTTGGCCAACCTGAAGCTGGTACATCTGATATCGTAATATTGGTATTTATCGGTGGTATTACCATGGGTGAAATGGCTACactgaaatttttacaagACAAGTTACGTCAAAAGGAGATACATAAACGATTTATCATTGTGAGTGATGGTATAACCAACGGTAACCGCTTCACTCGATTCAAATGTTAA
- the CST9 gene encoding SUMO ligase CST9 (similar to gnl|GLV|KLLA0B03333g Kluyveromyces lactis KLLA0B03333g and some similarites with YLR394W uniprot|Q06032 Saccharomyces cerevisiae YLR394W CST9 Protein required for synaptonemal complex formation may have a role in meiotic recombination localizes to synapsis initiation sites on meiotic chromosomes potential Cdc28p substrate), protein MPPSLFDQQFVHCGVCHRQSSQEDPLYLTSCAHTVCSQHMNVKICPICHISDILVIKLAESKQLPDEIKMLFQPIPSLLENLHNVSQFQITGMINQCHYYQDLCEKLKEKCARQRQLLFQAKQELDSVAHLKSRIAELESQLQLQSTPSTSAVFSGLRPNHRAPDTVDLTLEDNKEESFIRKLKTTNSLRNKRHTVEVPNSNDSSNSSISNIMAESTQVDKLTDPSEITSKKSSDLSQFSNNLPHALNKLRIVKRNHTLNNNSNATTSRGHQGLVTHMRSSSSSNSGMRAQTQTNLLMRRNTTSRAPIGNSQGTNNNKFRRVR, encoded by the coding sequence ATGCCTCCTAGTCTCTTTGATCAGCAATTTGTGCACTGTGGTGTTTGCCACAGACAGTCTAGTCAAGAAGATCCACTCTACCTTACCTCGTGTGCTCATACTGTATGTTCTCAACATATGAATGTCAAAATCTGTCCCATCTGTCACATAAGTGATATCCTAGTAATTAAACTAGCCGAGTCCAAGCAATTAccagatgaaattaaaatgcTTTTCCAACCGATTCCGTCACTTCTGGAGAACCTTCATAACGTTTCACAATTCCAGATTACTGGTATGATTAATCAATGTCATTACTATCAAGATTTATGtgagaaattgaaggaaAAATGTGCACGTCAGAGACAATTGCTCTTCCAAGCCaaacaagaattagattctGTAGCGCATCTAAAGAGTAGAATTGCGGAATTAGAATCACAATTGCAATTACAATCTACCCCATCTACATCTGCTGTATTTAGTGGATTGAGGCCCAATCATAGAGCTCCCGATACTGTTGATCTTACGCTAGAGGATAACAAAGAAGAATCGTTTATTCGAAAGTTAAAGACTACCAATTCCTTAAGAAATAAAAGACATACGGTGGAGGTACCCAATTCTAACGACAGCAGTAATTCCTCTATTTCAAACATAATGGCAGAATCTACACAAGTGGATAAATTAACAGATCCATCAGAAATAACAAGCAAGAAAAGTTCAGATTTATCGCAGTTTTCCAACAACCTGCCCCATGCCCTTAACAAGCTACGAATAGTAAAGAGAAACCATACCCTcaacaataatagtaaCGCTACTACTTCAAGGGGACACCAAGGTCTAGTGACTCACATGCGGAGTAGCAGCAGTAGTAATAGCGGTATGCGTGCTCAGACACAGACCAATTTACTCATGCGTAGAAACACCACATCCAGAGCTCCCATTGGTAATTCACAAGGGACCAATAACAACAAGTTTAGAAGGGTAAGATAG